A DNA window from Salvelinus namaycush isolate Seneca chromosome 30, SaNama_1.0, whole genome shotgun sequence contains the following coding sequences:
- the LOC120025351 gene encoding cytochrome c oxidase subunit 5A, mitochondrial-like → MFRAVVRLSTSGVRSLARIRPCYSAPLASRCYSHAKVETDEEFDARWVTYFSKPDIDAWELKKGMNTLIGYDLVPEPKILDSALRACRRLNDLASAIRILEAVKDKSGPHKDIYPYLIQELQPTLIELGISTPEDLGMDKL, encoded by the exons ATGTTCAGAGCCGTTGTTCGACTTTCAACCTCTGGGGTACGGAGTTTAGCGCGGATACGACCATGTTACTCGG CTCCTTTGGCCTCCCGATGCTACTCCCATGCCAAGGTGGAGACAGATGAGGAGTTCGATGCCCGTTGGGTCACTTATTTCAGCAAGCCAGACATTGATGCCTGGGAGCTGAAGAAAG GCATGAACACATTAATTGGCTACGACCTGGTACCTGAACCCAAAATCCTCGACTCAGCTCTTCGTGCTTGCCGAAGGTTGAATGACTTGGCCAGTGCCATCCGCATCCTCGAGGCAGTCAAG GACAAATCTGGCCCCCACAAAGATATCTACCCATACCTGATTCAAGAACTGCAGCCCACTCTGATTGAGCTGGGTATCTCCACACCTGAGGATCTGGGCATGGACAAATTATAG